From Drosophila yakuba strain Tai18E2 chromosome 2L, Prin_Dyak_Tai18E2_2.1, whole genome shotgun sequence, one genomic window encodes:
- the LOC6527231 gene encoding uncharacterized protein LOC6527231, whose product MTSSKLAFLILVIACLLLIAWARPRSRSSIFNEVTSLPAERRMSNEIMDQISPMRRPHRRDYFVKKRPLISSRMMMSRSPFLDRFYNDPVQEIAPGGANYFGNDVLPLSTYEILEPESLY is encoded by the coding sequence ATGACGAGCTCTAAACTTGCTTTTCTTATTCTGGTTATTGCCTGTTTGCTGCTCATCGCTTGGGCACGACCTAGGTCGAGATCATCCATATTCAATGAGGTCACATCGCTGCCGGCGGAGAGGAGAATGAGCAACGAAATCATGGACCAGATATCGCCCATGAGGAGGCCACACAGGAGGGATTACTTCGTGAAGAAGCGCCCGCTCATCAGCTCTAGGATGATGATGTCCAGAAGTCCCTTCCTCGACCGTTTCTACAACGATCCAGTGCAGGAGATTGCCCCAGGTGGAGCCAACTACTTTGGGAATGATGTCCTGCCGCTTTCGACCTACGAGATCCTGGAACCGGAGTCATTATATTAG
- the LOC6527232 gene encoding uncharacterized protein LOC6527232 — protein sequence MLIVRYLIALVFSIFMVATSLKIEERYRRCNGYKISTPDRLVIKMERRGGKCPTKFLEKRRLKV from the coding sequence ATGCTGATTGTTCGCTATTTAATCGCCTTggtcttttccattttcatggTGGCCACATCTTTGAAGATCGAGGAGCGCTACCGGCGGTGCAATGGCTACAAGATATCCACTCCGGATCGATTGGTCATCAAAATGGAACGACGCGGCGGAAAGTGTCCCACCAAGTTTCTAGAAAAGAGGCGCTTAAAAGTCTGA